The following is a genomic window from Nicotiana tabacum cultivar K326 chromosome 3, ASM71507v2, whole genome shotgun sequence.
AAGGAATATCACAATATGCCCCAAATACAGCTCAAACTCGTATCACATATAAGGACACCAATAACATGTGAGACGGCATATCGAAAGTGCACAAAGACAGAGATATAACATGTGAATGTAGCTATCATGACTAAACAGTATGACTACGgttaaggcaaatagctcaatATCGCAAAGATAGCCCTATCACGTCTCAAAGAATAAAGCagatagcctagacatgatttctagcatgaataatagcCCATGTAGTCATACAAATGGAGAAAATATGTTATCAACAAAGCATGATAGCAAAATAAGGCATATAATAGTCTAAGAACTACTCGGATCATTAATACCCCGGTGCACGCACACACAACCATCACCTAGCACGTGTGTCACCCCAACACATCTCAAATATCATGGTTTTCAAGGATAAATACCCTTAATTCTATGTTTAGacgtgttacttacctcgaacaagccatactaaataccgagcaagccaaataatactctagaaatgccatcccagGTAAATCAACctttgaacggctcgaaactagccaaaagcaaatcaaaaacatcaaataatatcaTAGGAAACAAACTCATgcaataaaggtcgaatctttaatcaaatactcaaagtcaaccaaaaaatcAACCCGAGTCCGTACCCAGAAACCCGGAAAAATCACAAATTTCGACAAACTtgttcgaatacgagtccaaccttacttatttcactcaaatccgactccgaattgatgttcaaaaTACAATTAtttactttagaaaagtttataCAAAACCCGCTAATTTCCTTTtagaatcatcaatcaaatggcaagatcgaagatagaatcatgtaatataattaaAATCGAGTAAAAAATACTGATCCCAATCCATGTGGGAAAAATTCCCTCCAAAATGGACCAAATCCAAGCtctataactcaaaatgtgataaaataagcTCAAGGTCTGAAATAAAGTACTTATATGCACTGTCCAGTGgtaccttacgcgatcgcggttgTACCCTCGCAATCGCGATGCACAAAATTACACTTTCATATTATATGCTATGCGTTCGCGGCACTtccctcacgaacgcgatgaacacacCTTCCAAACCATCACGAACACAGGCAAACTAGCACGAGCGTGAAGAAGAACCCATCATGACTGCCCAACCTAGCTCACCGCTACGCGAACGTGTGGTGCCAGACGCGAGCACAAATAAGACCAGCTCCTAAAACTACATGATCGCGGCTTCATCCTCATGATCGCCAAGAACAAATGAAGCATTAGAAACCAACAATAATCGACATGGCCCAAATTGGTCCAAAATccatctgaaactcatctgagcccctcgggaccctgcccaaacatggaaacaagtcccaaaatataacaaggacttactcgaagcctcaaattacacataacaatatcaaaaccatgaatcacacctcaatgcCAACTTAATGAacctttgaactttcaacttccaaaactcgtgcagAAATATAtaaaatcaactcggaatgaactcaaattttgcacataagttccaaatgatataacgaatATATTCCAACTCCCAAAACAACAATCTTAATCCGaaatcatcaaagtcaactctcagtcaaacttatgaatattccaaatcttcaaattgccaacttttacCAAATAATGCCAAAACCTTCTAAAAACATCTAAATAAAAATccgagcatacgcctaagtccaaagtcacccttcgaacctaacggaaccatcaaaactcctaTCCGAGGTAATATACATAAAAGTCCAGCTTGGTCTACTCTTCCAACATAAAGCTTCCTGTTTAAGAATCATTCTCCCAAATCAGTTCTGAACAACTGGAAGACCAAAAATGACCATACACACAAGccgtaatacatcatatgaatctactcaagacctcaaacacCGAACGGAATGccaatgctcaaaacaaccatTCAGATCGTTACATAGAAATCTTATTGATAATTGATGCTTTCTTCCAATAGGAAGGTCTCGCTCCCAAGGTTTGGGGCGCTTTGTCAAGCTTCGAacttggggaggcgtggctggcactcgATGCCGCACTGGCCTGAGCGAACCACTCTTTAACTCATGATCATTCGACCAAAACTAaaacatacataggtcgagttagCTGATCTTATTCCTTTCGTAGCTATCATGGGCctacatggccacaactcgtaatgtataactataagtagAAAACACTAtatcactgaaccatttttcttaaaacatgaatacatatgggctgtcaaggcctctgacatactgtacaaaataaacCTATGTCTGCAAAGcttctaagattatttgacatcaaattggatagggtaccggcctacccataagtctgtatcaaaattctgacacgatgactcatagaattggctgcactccgaatgaggtggagccttagcgatccttcgctgaatgccaatccCGTCTACTATGaaggctcgtcaaactgattatctatacctgcagtcataaatgcagtgtccccaacaatagaatgtcagtacaaataagAACCTGGGGGAGAGACTAGGAAGGAACAAGATTTTTCCAATGGTAGAGAACAACAAGAATATTGTCAATTGATGGTATCAATTTGCAGTTTTCTCGATGGGGATAAAGTAAATTTATATAAGGGTACAATTCATAACCGTTTGCCCTGTTAAATTCCTGCATGTTACTAGTATTTATTACATTAATTACCCGTTACATGAGGTGATTTGTAACAGTTGAAGTGATAATAGCCAATCGCGCATAATCAAGGATTCAACTAATTTCTTTTCATATTCGTAGCTATTAATGATCTTTCCATATATGCGTCTTCCAATGTCCCTAATTATCAACCCTATACATGTTTTCTCTTTTTCAGCTAACATGCACGATATCTTAGTAGACGATCCTGTGGGTATGACTCATATCTTCTTTGCacatcattcttctttattgcTTCGATTCCCAAGCCACCTATCATCATAATATTGGTCACGTGGTGAGTTTATTTTTCACCAATACAAATTTGAAGAGATACCACATGCTACAACCCAACTAAGCATATGGAATTGATACGGGACTACTGATTTTAATATATGTCTAAAATGTGATTCTTGAAAGCCTCATGCTGATGTGGCACAAAGAATGATTTTCACTAAGAGTATAGCATGaaagtttcttcttcttcttcttctcttttttttgtgcCTCGATCCAACTCCAAATAATGGAGCCAAAAGTGTGATGACTCTGCTATTGGGAGCTCTTATGTCTGAAGCTGACATTTAATGGAATTGAGAGATGAGGCCGTGATGGGATTAGACAGATGATTTATGTGCAGTTTAttggtttttttttgtgtgtgttatGCTTAGGGTTTTTTCCATGAGAGTATTATGGGAGATGATGACCATCGATTTAATGaaaagaaatttttattaaagTGAATGGAGAGTGCAAACGACGAATATGGTAGAGATCGGGTGACTATCTACTATTGAGGTCAATAAAGTAATTATAGTGATTGAAAATATGAAAACAATTACTTCATTTTTTTCACGTTCATAATGCCATCTTCTCTTATTTTAGCCTAGAGATACCCTAGTAATAGGTAGAAACAACTATTCCATTTCTCCACTTGAGTTTCTTTGCAATAAAACAAATTCTCACTAGTCTTTTCtcaattattcacaataaatttttgataattttcagTTTTTACTCTAAAATACTAATGAGAAAAGCATAAAATTTCATTATTCACAATTTAAGTACTAAAGTTCAGTTTGGCTCTAAATAGGTGCGGAGAAAAACAATAGTTTTGTTTCTACAACTAGATGGTTGGTAATCCCGAAGAATTAAGaggggaaaaaagagagaagaaagtgGAATGGGTGTAATCACATGTGTTCATTTAATTTGATATTTTGCAACATTAGTCGCGGGTAAATATCATGCGCTTTACTTATATTTTATGTCTAATAAGTAGAGGCGGATAAGGGATTCAAAGTTTATGGGTTTAACTTTAAGGTTTTTAATAttaaactcattatatttttaaagatatGAGTTCAAATATACTATTTGTTCTAactttaatgaatttttacacataaatttatactGCGCATTAAAAGTTATGGATTCAATCAGCTCTTTTACCTTTAACTTGCATCCGTGCCTACTAATGGAAAATATGGTCTGGAAGCTTCCTCTCTCCcagcaagcaaaacgagcaaCATTTTAGTTGAGGTATTTAAGTGAAAAAAATATGATAGGTTTAGGGCTGTTTATGTATTTgacaatttaaaaattatttaatttgtaCATGATCAACACATACTTTTGTAAGAATTGATTTGCTAAATATCAAGTTGGCAttattcacaaaaatattctcGTCACCTGTATCATCATAGATAAGGCGTATTGTGCTATGTGCAACAGCATTTGTACATTGCGCAGGAAAGTTTTAAGTTTTGCATTGTCAATTCCCAAATTGATCCTATCCAAATTCAGCTAGACTAGCTTAAACCACAATGCTTTCTGCACCAAGAGCACCAGCACCGGCGGTGGCGGCGCCCGCACGTTTCAAATTCCCAAACGTATGTGGGAATCCTGTTAATCTTCTTCTGCTGCACAGAAATGTTGGTAGTAGTTGCAAAAGGGTGGTGGTTTCAACTAAAGCTGCTTACAGTCGTATGCCAATGGACACACCAGGGGCTTACCAGCTTATAGATAAAGAGAGTGGAGATAAATTCATAGTATGGGGAGGTACTGAAGATGACGACTCTTCCATCCCTTCCAAGGAAGTTCTCTCATGGAAACCTCTAGCTTCTACTTCTCCTGACAACAACCACCCTCCTCCAACTCAGAGTAGCAGTAATGAAGGTAAAATGAAACTTGTGATTTTAAACATGTCATAACTTGgcataaaatgaaaagtttaagttaaattgtttttaattttttttccataaCAAACTAAAAAAGGAAATATGGTCACACTAAGTAACATTTTGGCCTTTTTGTTTAAAATTGTTTTAGATGTCTTAGTTTATTACTAATGCAGAACTTTGTATACTGTGTTAAATGTTAATTGAAGCAAGTTTTCAGGTGTGTTAGCTTTTGTACTATCCAAAATGGGCTGTTCAAcgtgaaagaagaaaggaatCTTTTTGTCGAAAATAAAATATATGGAGGAATTTTGGTGAATATTGATGCTAATTGGATATCAGGATTGTTTTTTTGGTGAAATGTTTTATGTACTAGCCAAGATTAGCAATCTAGtattgatagagcaagggaaaaaaGTAAAAGACGATATTGTTTGTTTCAGTCTGATTACTACCAATGGGCAATTTTGTGCGTCTATGATGTTGGATCTGGAGCTTACACTTTTTTTTGGTGTATTAGGTTTTTAATTTCCAAAGTGAGCGATACAGTATAGAGGAAAGGAATGTGTAGCGCTATTTACAGAGTATATGCAACAATCTTCCTTTGCTTACTATGATTATCTATCCTCCTGTAGAGTGAAGTACTGAGTTCACTGTGCTTAAGATTGCAACTTATGCTGTCTTTTATTTATCGATTGAGAAGAAAACATATGTGCCATATTTTATTAGGTACTTGCCAAGCCAAATTATCAGATGGTTTACATTCATCTGCTGATTATAACACGAGCTTTGAGGGATTAAAACTGCCATAACGTTCAGGATGTGTATTACTTTATGTTTCTAATCAGATATATATTGGTCCCTCTTATAAATCTCCAAATGTGTTGTATGGAAATTCTTTCCTAtgcttttcctttatttttgaaGTTCTTTCTTACGGCTCTGCAGCTTCGACTAGGGGATTGACAGGGAATTTCGGCAGACTGAAATTTCGAAGAATGAGAGATCTAGTAAGAAAAAGCTACACAAAAAACAAAGAACGCGATGTTGTTGATCACGACAAACACAATATTGCAGATGCCTCTTCCCGATCATCATGCAGTTCATATAATGAACCTGATCAGTTAAAAGAGCAACAAACGCTTAGTCTTCCTAGAGGCCGTGCCAAAATTCAGCAGCTAGAAGACAGAAAGAATTTCCAAAAATTAATCAGAGTGGAAGATGAAGATAGAGATATAGTTATCGAAAATGTTAGCAAACATTTCGCAGGCTATAGCAGTGATTCTCATGCAAAATCTGCAAGAGTAGTTCATCCTGGATCAAAAGCTTCGGCTTCTCCCTTACGTGGATGGGGTGGGGGATCAAGTCATTACAGTCTTAAGAGGGAAGAAATTTTTAGAGAAAGGCGAAACTTGGATGATGAAAACAATTTCTTTAGTAGAAAATCCTTTCAAGAGTTGGGATGCTGTGACTATATGATAGAATCCTTAGGGAATCAGCACTTTGTGCGCCCTTCACATATTCAGGTAGATAATTTACTTTATTTTGAGCATGGAATGGTCAATAGTCCAGGTTACCTCATTGCTTTGCTGCAATTCTAATGCATAATAGCGGCTAACATGCCAACAGTCTCATGGATATGGTAGTTTGAATTGCATCATCAATATATCTGTCTGGGTATCTTTACCTCTGCTTCAATTGGCTAGTACGTGTCCTCTGAATAGCCTGCTTTTAAAATATTTCTTCTGGATGTTTTCAAGTTATTCTTGATTTCCTATTATGATTCCTTTGACGCTTCATTTCCCTCAAAATACGGCCCAGCAATGCCTGCTTTAATATTTTTTCGTGCCGGCAATTTCTTATCTGTCTTTAGATGGCTATCCCTAGTCCCCATGTATTATTTTGAGAAATCTCTATTTATGCTTCTTACAAGCAGTAATTATAGACTACTTGCAGGCCATGACATTTGGACCCATCATTGCTGGAAAGAGCTGCATAATATCTGATCAAAGTGGATCTGGAAAGACTTTGGCATATCTACTACCACTTATTCAATGTCTTAGGCAAGAAGAACTTCAAGGACTTAGCAAACCATCATCTCAAAGTCCTCGGGTTGTAGTACTGGCACCAACAGCTGAATTGGCTTCTCAGGTCTGTCAAATTTCCTCTTCCATTAAAGGAACATTTGCCACTTATTCCCCCAACTGTTCGGCAACCACACActggaaaaggaagaaaaaaatgagagagagagagaagcatTAGTCGATTACCAGCTCATAACTTTATGGCTGCGACATCAACTTCACCTAAATTGGTGTGACAAGTGCGTTAGAATATATTTTACACTAATTTCCTAGCCAAAGGCCCAATGCTATATTCTCATAATTTTCATGGCACGTCTTCAATGTAAAACATTTACTGCGCTTCTACCATCTCTAAGGGAAAAATTCAATTAGCCATTACGGTTTTTTAATAATGAATCGGTTGGGTGATGGTAGTAGAGTAAGCTTTTGGGGACATACATAGTGTGGAGGTAACACTTTGAGTATCACTTTTCCTAACATATACAAGATTTCATGCCAAAAGAAGATGTCGATTCAAAGCATACGGAGGATACAAGGTGGAGATACGCATTGCGATTTGAAGTTTAGGAGGAACTTGCAAGACTAGGAGTTCATTGAATTCCAGGGATAGATGGAGTTGCTCAACAAGCAgaatacttgtcacgacccaaaatccctccaaaggtcgtgatggcgcttaaccTGCTTGCTGGGCAAGCCAAcactcaacaacaacaatataattcaacTATTAAGCCTTTAactgattcatgatataaataacAAGGCGGAATAAGTTCAGATATCAATATCAAAAATACCTGAATCCTAGACAGGGTCTAAACGCGACCACAATTGTCGCACAAatcccaagaactggtgtcaccaAATCATCACAAGCATCTAACAAGAGTATATAGTCTCAACTGAACAATGTCTGTTCGGAAAATGAAAATACACAGACATCTATAAAAAAGTAGGGAAGGGGGACTCCATATGCTGCAGATCGAATCAAGTAAAACAGCTCACCACGAAGTCTCCAACAAAATACTCCTACTTAGCTCAATGGTACACTAGGGGTGGCAAGCGGGCGGGTCGGTTTGGATGTGGGcgggtcgaaaacgggtaatgcAAAAAACGAATAAAATATCCGCCCCGAACCATATTTAATACGAATAGAAAATGGGTTAACCAGcggataatatagatatagatattatCCGCGACTTcttaaatatgatcacttttgagagaattcctagtctcccaaacttgagaacccccaatttgagtctttgcaaatgtaaaagttaaatccATTAGTTATTCATTTTTTAAATGATAATATggatcttatccatatttgacccatttttaaaaaattcattatccaACCAATTTTTAGTGGATAACATGGATGAATAAATGTTTTTTTTATCCATTATGCCACCACTAGGTACTCCACTAGGTACTGCTGATACCAGCTTCAGAACCCACagaaaatgtgcagaagtatagtatgagtacaaaactaTGATACTCtataagtatcaagtctagcctcgaagaagtagtgacagtCGACACTGGCACTTACTAATAGCTTAATGAGCATATGAAAACAtaattagaacatgaaataaaGCATGATACAATCAATTAAGCTCACCAGTAGAAATATGACAACCTCGAATTTAAATATGCTTTTCAAACAAGAGAAAGAATACAATATCAATTACTCAATCCTTTTCATAATCATGATATGAGTCAGTCAACATTCATAGATAAATAAGAGCCACTACATGAGTCGAGGCTacttcaactttcataacaattcaatgtACTTATTTAACATTTTAAGTCTGATCGTGGCATCAACAAGAGCAAGAAGCCAAAAGCCAATAAATCATAAATCAAGTAAGGCAATTGTTTGACTACGACTAAATAAAAAGCCCATACGGTGAAAGTAGCCCATCATATCCAATCAACAAGTTATAACTCTAGCATGGCTTCTAATCATGATTAAAGTTCATCATGTAATCATAGAATCAAAAAAACATTAATAAACAATTCATAAGGTCCGAATAAGGCCTAACATAAGCCTAACTCTGTCCGGCTAAGGTCATAACCTAACTACCAATATACGCTCATCACCTCGAATATAAGTGGCACGACACATATAGCAAATAGATCACCTatagggacaattccctcttacaagtaTAGACAAGAGATACCTCTTCCCGGTAACACCTTCAACCTTCCAAAATATATTTTCCCTTCAAATCcacctccaaacggctcgaatctagtcaaatattacTGAAACGAGTCAAATAATGCTATTAAAAATCAATCCCAATCATTAAAGCTTTAATCATTAATCAAAttccaaaaaatcaacaaaagttaacctggacccacatggtcaaaacccgagtctaAGGATAGATcctgactacccataaccccaagtccaaatatacaagtaaattccaaatccgagtccaaatcgacccATAAATCCCCAAAATACATCCTCTTATGTTCATATAAAAACCCTAATTTACATTTTAAATCCTTGTTATTAGGGGTTAAAATCCATGGGGAATCATTATGTAATCAAAtttgggtaggaattacttaccctcaaAGTAGTAGTGAAACTCTCCTGAAAAATCGCCTCTTTTCGAGCTCCAATactcaaaataatgaaaaaagaGCTAAACCTCGAAATACATCATGTTGTCAGGCAATTTGCATTTGCAGCCCAAAATATTGCATCTGCGAGACAGCTTTCGCGACCACACTCGCATTTGGGAGCTGTCCATGCTCCTTCTTCGCTTTTGTGCTAGGTCACACGCATCTGCGCCTACAACAAGAAACTCGCAGGTACGACCACCTCTGGCCTGATCAACATGCGCACCTGCGACATCTCTCCCCTGGGCGCGACTCCGCAGGTGCTACAAGCAGctcgcttctgcggcgtcgcccGCCTTGCCAACATGCGCATTTGCTCACAATGCGCCACAGGTGTGACCAACACACCTGTGCACCTTTCATCGTAGGTGCGGTGCATCAGACACTAGCAACTtccaaacaacaccaaaatgatccgaaaccatcccgaaacacacctgagccccCATCTAATCATACCAACACCAATTATGCACAATAGTCGCCAACTCCAAATGAAtcgaataattcttctcatggggctttagcTACCGTGACACATAAGCACATCACCCTAccaccctgcatcaacaccgtgccaAGACCAACgcatgaagcatcacaataaactgtgtatgaccctgaacctgtgggcaacactaatactggagttgtagtcaatgcagccttgaacttctgaaagctctcctcacacttattAGACCATCTAAAAGGAATatctttctgagtcaacttggtcaatggggttgcagtagatgaaaatccctccacaaaacgacgataGTAGCCCGCCAAATCCAAGGAACTCctaatctctgtagctgaagctCTAGGCCAACCTTGAACCGCCTcaattttctttggatccaccttggtaccctcactagacaccacgggCTATATGCTGTGCAGAATGAGTCGGCCTGCtatgatggcctctaccaaactgacccctacctccagatgagatACCACTGAAGCTACCAGAACAACGAGGTCTCTTATCTCTCACCATAGCCTCTCTTCCATGGCTACGAATACGTCGAGCTATCTCCACGTCCTGGTGAAAAGTAGTCTGAATCCCTGATTCTCGAGCCATTGCAATCCTGATGCCATAATTCAAACACTCAATAAATCATCTCACCTTCTCTGCCTCGGTGGAGATCAAGATAGGAGCATGACGAGACAACTCTGTGAATCACTCCTcatactcagtcacagtcttgcGATCGTGCTGAAGATGCTCAAACTTACCTCTCAACTCATCCGTCCTAGTGCATGGGATGTACGGTTGGTTTTTTAGAAGATGGAGCagcaaaatattaaaaatattgattgaaaatatctcTCAATAATTTTATTACGCATAACAAGGCTTTAAATAGCTAACTTTAAAACAGAATCTGCAGAATAAATATTCAAGTTCAAAAACCTGAATTATCTCAACTAACTTATccaattaaatttaaatttaaactaGGACTCCTCCTACGACTAAAGTACTTTTTATTATAGTAAATCAAGTATCAGCAGTAAcaaatgcaaaatccaacactCCTCCTTGCTTTTGTTGCTGCAATCTATAAAGGTTAATCCTCCTCAATTTCTTCTTTGGTAATTTGTGCTTGTGAATTTTTTCAAGTGTTTTTTAACTTGCATCCTCCTGCAATGTGAcccgttcttttttttttttttggttttgtgcATAAAAA
Proteins encoded in this region:
- the LOC107793034 gene encoding DEAD-box ATP-dependent RNA helicase 50-like, which gives rise to MLSAPRAPAPAVAAPARFKFPNVCGNPVNLLLLHRNVGSSCKRVVVSTKAAYSRMPMDTPGAYQLIDKESGDKFIVWGGTEDDDSSIPSKEVLSWKPLASTSPDNNHPPPTQSSSNEASTRGLTGNFGRLKFRRMRDLVRKSYTKNKERDVVDHDKHNIADASSRSSCSSYNEPDQLKEQQTLSLPRGRAKIQQLEDRKNFQKLIRVEDEDRDIVIENVSKHFAGYSSDSHAKSARVVHPGSKASASPLRGWGGGSSHYSLKREEIFRERRNLDDENNFFSRKSFQELGCCDYMIESLGNQHFVRPSHIQAMTFGPIIAGKSCIISDQSGSGKTLAYLLPLIQCLRQEELQGLSKPSSQSPRVVVLAPTAELASQVLSTCRSFSKSGVPFHSMVVTGGFRQRTQLENLRQELDILIATPGRFMFLIKEGYLQLTNLKCAVLDEVDILFSDEDFETAFQCLIDSSPITTQYLFVTATLPMDIYNKLVESFPDCELVSGPGMHRTSPGLEEFLVDCSGDETAEKSPDTAFINKKNALLHLVEDSPVPKTIVFCNKIDCCRKVENALKRFDRKGFSIKILPFHAALDQGRRLANMEEFRRSKMENVCLFLVCTDRASRGIDFEGVDHVVLFDYPRDPSEYVRRVGRTARGAGGKGKAFIFAVGKQVSLARRIMERNKKGHPVHDVPSILT